Proteins encoded in a region of the Gemmatimonadota bacterium genome:
- a CDS encoding Gfo/Idh/MocA family oxidoreductase, translating into MRKYRQSAIGDPDMAKKRLRVVLIGCGGNMRAAHVPRIQADGEVEIAAVADTSEEAARALMDRWGRPVPCYADYRDMIEGHRLDAVMVSSPHALHYEQVDYALDQGLHALVEKPLTISSSHTRALIGKAEEKRRILLVSYQRNFMAPHVYARELIRKGSIGEVRGVVAYVTQNWGGTRGWRLDPVLSGGGMFLDTGSHLVASTLWITDLKPLEVSAFLDKAGRDVDINMVVAVRFRDGAYGTLNTFGNASRHDERIAIHGSEGSLVFHLHQWQVKSVLLNDEPLKIPARIREDTPDAAFFRMIRNGGKGYEPPHFALAVSQVSEAAYRSVEAGKPVQVAE; encoded by the coding sequence ATGCGAAAATACAGGCAGTCCGCGATCGGAGATCCTGACATGGCAAAGAAGCGTCTGCGCGTCGTCCTGATCGGCTGCGGAGGCAACATGCGGGCCGCCCACGTGCCGCGCATTCAGGCTGACGGGGAGGTCGAAATCGCGGCGGTTGCGGATACCTCGGAAGAAGCCGCCCGGGCGTTGATGGACCGATGGGGCCGCCCGGTGCCCTGCTACGCCGACTATCGGGACATGATAGAGGGTCACCGGCTCGACGCGGTCATGGTGAGTTCACCCCATGCCCTGCACTACGAGCAGGTGGACTATGCCCTGGATCAAGGTCTGCACGCACTCGTCGAGAAGCCGCTCACCATCTCGTCCAGCCATACGCGCGCCTTGATCGGGAAGGCGGAAGAAAAGCGCCGGATCCTGCTGGTGAGCTACCAGCGCAATTTCATGGCGCCCCATGTCTATGCCCGGGAGCTGATTCGGAAGGGCTCCATTGGTGAGGTGCGCGGCGTCGTGGCCTACGTCACGCAGAACTGGGGCGGCACGCGCGGGTGGCGGCTCGACCCGGTCCTGTCGGGCGGCGGCATGTTCCTCGATACGGGCAGTCACCTGGTGGCTTCCACGCTGTGGATTACGGATCTCAAGCCCCTCGAGGTGAGCGCATTCCTGGACAAGGCCGGGAGGGACGTGGATATCAACATGGTGGTGGCGGTACGGTTCAGGGACGGCGCATACGGCACGCTGAATACCTTCGGAAACGCTTCCCGCCATGACGAACGCATCGCGATACACGGCAGCGAAGGAAGCCTCGTCTTCCACCTGCACCAGTGGCAAGTCAAGTCGGTCCTGTTGAACGACGAGCCGCTGAAGATCCCGGCGAGGATCCGGGAGGACACGCCGGACGCCGCGTTCTTCCGCATGATCCGCAACGGCGGGAAGGGGTATGAGCCTCCCCATTTCGCCCTGGCCGTTTCCCAGGTCAGCGAGGCGGCCTACCGGTCGGTGGAAGCAGGAAAACCGGTTCAGGTCGCCGAGTAG
- a CDS encoding glucose 1-dehydrogenase translates to MSATGRLAEKRAVVTGAGSGIGRAIALRLAQEGAHVAAVDIDRDSAEATADRIRDGGGTAAALTADLVQVDRIVPMIDEAVSALGRLDILVNNAGRVEIKPFLDLTETEWDQVIDLNLKGTYFCMQAGARQMIRQGGGGRIINMSSISGRHGRADSSAYAASKMAVISITQSAALALADHGILVNALCPGVVATPMWDHIDEDRARLFGYERGTARARLVEKIPLKRVSEPEEIAAAAVFVASDENTLITGQAINVDGGMEMN, encoded by the coding sequence ATGAGTGCGACAGGACGTCTGGCGGAGAAGCGGGCGGTCGTCACCGGAGCGGGGAGCGGTATCGGCCGCGCCATCGCGCTGAGACTCGCGCAGGAAGGCGCGCACGTGGCGGCCGTGGACATCGATCGCGACAGCGCTGAAGCTACGGCGGACCGGATCCGTGACGGCGGCGGCACCGCGGCGGCATTGACCGCCGACCTGGTCCAGGTCGACCGCATCGTACCCATGATCGACGAAGCCGTTTCCGCCCTGGGCAGGCTGGATATCCTGGTCAACAACGCGGGACGGGTTGAAATCAAGCCCTTCCTCGATCTGACCGAGACGGAATGGGACCAGGTCATCGATCTCAATCTGAAAGGGACGTACTTCTGCATGCAGGCGGGGGCCCGCCAGATGATCCGGCAGGGCGGCGGCGGCCGTATCATCAACATGTCCTCCATCTCGGGCAGACACGGCCGGGCCGATTCGAGCGCATACGCCGCCAGCAAGATGGCCGTCATCAGCATCACGCAGTCCGCGGCCCTGGCGCTGGCGGATCACGGGATCCTGGTCAACGCGCTGTGCCCGGGCGTCGTGGCCACGCCCATGTGGGACCACATCGACGAGGACCGCGCCCGCCTTTTCGGATACGAGCGGGGGACGGCCCGGGCCCGGCTCGTGGAGAAGATCCCCCTCAAACGGGTCTCCGAGCCGGAGGAGATCGCCGCTGCCGCGGTCTTCGTCGCCTCCGACGAGAACACGCTGATCACCGGCCAGGCGATCAATGTCGACGGCGGCATGGAAATGAACTGA
- a CDS encoding RNA 2'-phosphotransferase, whose amino-acid sequence MDPRRRERLSKLLSLILRHKPERFDITLDERGYASIDEIVEAIQEKFDLLARDEILEIADGAEKRRFEVEEDRIRARYGHSFPIDLGLPPADPPEYLYYATVPARASVITNGGLTPSDRQYVHLSLSEDIAAQVARNQTDTPVVFRINARQATEAGVNFYDRSPVILTTGVPSEFIDVLQEAPPPPAEFGRRKRKAPPRR is encoded by the coding sequence ATGGATCCAAGAAGACGCGAAAGACTCTCCAAGCTCCTCTCCCTGATACTCCGGCATAAACCCGAAAGATTCGACATAACGCTCGACGAAAGGGGATACGCTTCGATCGACGAGATCGTGGAGGCCATCCAGGAGAAGTTCGATCTGCTGGCGAGGGATGAAATCCTCGAGATCGCCGACGGCGCCGAGAAGAGAAGATTCGAGGTGGAGGAAGACCGCATCCGGGCGCGTTACGGACATAGTTTTCCCATCGACCTGGGGCTGCCTCCCGCGGACCCGCCCGAGTACCTCTATTACGCGACCGTACCCGCGCGGGCCTCGGTCATCACCAATGGCGGACTGACGCCCAGCGACCGCCAGTACGTCCACCTTTCCCTTTCCGAAGATATCGCCGCACAGGTAGCCAGGAACCAGACGGATACGCCGGTCGTCTTCCGCATCAATGCGCGGCAGGCCACCGAAGCCGGCGTGAACTTCTACGATCGCTCTCCGGTCATCCTGACCACGGGCGTGCCCTCCGAGTTCATCGATGTGCTGCAGGAGGCCCCGCCGCCTCCCGCCGAGTTCGGCCGCCGGAAGCGGAAGGCCCCTCCGCGCAGATAA